From a region of the Nostoc sp. KVJ3 genome:
- a CDS encoding KR domain-containing protein, producing the protein MKLANRINSSSVFLVSGGARGVTSECVIRLAQQYQCKFILLGRSPIIEFEPDYVQNYFDESGLKKSIMEYQLSQAQKPTPISVQKIFNQISASREIKNTLSRVQQAGGSAEYFNIDITDYVSLYAKVTHFSAITGIIHGAGNLADKLIEKKTEQDFEIVYAAKVQGLENLLSCVNISQLQHLILFSSTSGFYGNVGQTDYAMANEILNKSAHLIQQKYPNCHVVAINWGPWENGMVTPELKKAFTERNIGIIPIEIGTQMLVKELNSGNQVTPQVLIASPITPPATKLNSELKTYHIHRQLILEENPFLQDHVIAGKPVLPTTCAVSWIINTCENLYPGYRLFNCTNFKVLKGIIFDENFVEEYILEIQERVKNNNSQEIEVFAKISSGKSHKIRYHFSGDFKLLREIPPAPFNGFPETQENTIPYWEDNNFYQSWVGMLFHGPSFQGIKNFITFSREKFTAKCFWQKIEAKQQGQFPVQWFNPYALDISTHPLGIWLQHFYQESVLPASLEKYEQFATIPYNEEFYISGEIKSKTDFNLVADFVIFNSQGKVSARLFGVTFIRWFMTYANKSQSEAS; encoded by the coding sequence ATGAAATTAGCAAATAGAATTAATTCGTCCTCAGTATTTCTTGTTAGTGGAGGAGCAAGAGGTGTGACAAGTGAATGTGTAATTAGATTAGCACAACAATATCAATGCAAGTTTATATTACTTGGTCGTTCACCCATTATCGAATTTGAACCAGATTATGTTCAAAACTATTTTGATGAATCTGGATTAAAAAAATCCATCATGGAGTACCAGCTTTCTCAAGCACAAAAGCCAACTCCAATTAGCGTACAAAAGATATTTAATCAAATTTCTGCTAGTCGAGAAATCAAAAATACGCTTTCTCGCGTTCAACAAGCAGGAGGTAGTGCAGAGTATTTTAATATTGATATCACAGATTATGTGAGTTTATATGCAAAAGTTACACATTTTAGTGCAATTACAGGAATTATACATGGTGCAGGAAATTTAGCAGATAAATTAATTGAAAAGAAAACAGAACAAGATTTTGAAATTGTCTATGCAGCAAAAGTTCAAGGTTTAGAAAATCTTCTTTCTTGCGTAAATATATCTCAACTTCAGCATCTTATTTTATTTTCATCTACATCGGGATTTTACGGTAATGTTGGTCAAACAGATTATGCTATGGCTAACGAAATCCTGAATAAATCGGCTCATTTAATTCAGCAAAAATATCCAAATTGTCATGTAGTTGCCATCAACTGGGGACCTTGGGAAAATGGCATGGTGACACCAGAACTGAAAAAAGCTTTCACTGAAAGAAATATTGGTATTATTCCGATAGAAATTGGAACGCAAATGTTAGTGAAAGAACTTAATTCTGGTAATCAAGTAACACCACAAGTCTTAATTGCTAGTCCAATAACTCCACCTGCAACAAAACTAAATTCGGAATTAAAAACGTATCATATTCATCGTCAGCTAATTTTAGAAGAAAACCCATTTTTACAAGATCACGTTATCGCTGGCAAGCCTGTATTACCTACAACTTGTGCAGTGTCGTGGATTATAAATACTTGTGAAAATCTTTATCCAGGGTATCGATTATTTAATTGTACAAATTTCAAAGTCCTGAAAGGAATTATTTTTGACGAAAATTTTGTCGAGGAATACATTTTAGAAATTCAAGAAAGAGTAAAAAATAATAACTCTCAAGAAATTGAAGTATTTGCAAAAATCTCTAGCGGAAAGTCTCACAAAATACGATATCATTTTAGTGGAGATTTTAAATTATTGCGTGAAATACCTCCTGCACCCTTTAATGGTTTTCCGGAAACGCAAGAAAATACAATTCCCTATTGGGAAGATAATAATTTTTATCAAAGCTGGGTAGGGATGCTTTTTCATGGTCCCTCTTTTCAAGGAATAAAGAATTTTATAACTTTTAGTCGAGAAAAATTTACTGCTAAGTGTTTTTGGCAAAAAATAGAAGCTAAACAACAAGGGCAGTTTCCTGTACAGTGGTTTAATCCCTATGCTCTTGATATCAGTACTCATCCTTTAGGAATCTGGTTGCAGCATTTTTATCAAGAATCTGTTCTACCTGCCTCATTGGAAAAGTACGAACAATTTGCAACTATACCATACAATGAAGAGTTTTATATATCTGGTGAAATTAAGTCTAAAACAGATTTTAATTTAGTGGCTGATTTCGTCATATTCAATTCCCAAGGAAAGGTGAGTGCACGTTTATTTGGAGTTACATTTATACGTTGGTTTATGACTTACGCGAATAAGTCACAATCAGAAGCATCTTGA
- a CDS encoding PfaB family protein, which yields MDKIAIVGLSCLFPGAKSSQEFWQNLIAGKDSTSELIFSELGVDPEVFYDQIKGKVDKFYSRQGGFIRDFKFNASEYNLPGELIKSLDDTYKWSLYATKQALEQSGYIKNQSVLSKCGVVLGNLSTPTKYSQKLFAPLYQQVIEAATAELLQQETFNLPSAGIKEKASLYNGMISSFPAALVAQAFSLSNINFCLDAACSSSFYAIKLASHYLWTHKADLMLAGAISCTDPLSLRMGFSIIQAYPDNGISRPFDKSSRGIITSDGVGIVVLKRYSDAIRDGDKILATICGNGLSNDGRGKHLLVPNSKGQILAFERAYKEAQISPKDIDYLECHATGTLVGDITELNSIESFFGKHQAIPPLGAAKGNVGHLLTAAGMVSLTKVIESMSNGVIPPSIHITEPVGAEQGLVSSQSIVTTPTAWQSKSSIKRAAISAFGFGGSNSHLILEQAEKSEVIDALGKTPKPIQPAKLAIVGMDAIFGSCDGQDAFERTIYNGTQHFISLPAKRWHGMEDRTEILTERGIDVEIAVGAYIKEFEIDTIACKIPPNEVEQLNPQHMLMLKVANRAIADAHIQEGSNVAIIIAADTELTVHGGYQRWHLSWQIKEGLRNGEITLSAKKITQLETILKDSLTKPVESIASLSYTSNLMATRISSLWNFSGASFTLSAGENSVFKALEVAQMLLSAGEVDAVVVGAVDLAGGLENVWLQNQFAKINRGTHTLSYDEFSNGWSIGEGAGAVVLKRHDIAQKNGDSIYAVIDAIGFAHHKYDLDKLQTGLPSFDAECVTKACQNAFRVAGIQASDIDYLEVFGSGTQQQDEAEIAGLLQAYGHSENGLDCAIGSVKANIGHTFIASGIASLIKTALCLHHKYIPPTPNWSKVKAPQMWKDSRFYVATESTPWFIEKEEANRVAAVNSIGIDGSYAHIIMSEEPNQKSHSSHNFQKTPFYLFPIASNTHSELLQELANLQQTIDNSSSLEVTATQTFNIFKQHQNVNYTLVILGHNKDELTKEMKFAHKGINNAFATSKDWQTPLGSYFTANPLGKRGEVSYVYPSSGTSFLGVGKDIFRLLPGVFDYLNTNNLNSRVAANGKLLYPRSLNKLSKSHLEALENQYLANGEVTSQIEIQIAGVNTTILQHIFQIQPKFAFGISLGEMNMIISQGVWSDSDLHQESYVKQLSYLFKKRLSGQKQALHEYWELSKNINLKDNDFWSSYILLTNPSAVEQSIKSETRVYITIISSPNEVGIAGEKQACQRVIKQLNCNAQYLPFDLVIHCLPMHSEYKQLVELNTLATKKTSNIVFYSAADYTPLNLERNQLAHSIAKMLCHQVDFPRLVNRVYEDGARIFIEVGSSNVSSRLINKILENKEHITVSLNQKGIDDQTSIIKALAKLVSHQVALNLSPLYKQSGETLTRKMSMSKTLTLGKHRIFDVILDEENRKIFQDIVCRQENLYSELEHEKYVYNLKEVQGFINASMTIISGKKNMNKALSEDALLDSIDDGNSQSFTQSPYKHVDVSNLQVFQAHAAFLQARYDSSKQINKIIELQISCVHNLLNQNNE from the coding sequence GTGGATAAAATTGCAATTGTTGGATTATCTTGTCTTTTTCCTGGTGCTAAAAGCAGTCAGGAGTTTTGGCAGAATTTAATTGCTGGTAAAGATTCTACATCTGAACTTATATTCTCAGAATTAGGCGTCGATCCAGAAGTATTTTACGATCAAATTAAAGGTAAGGTAGATAAATTTTATTCTCGTCAAGGAGGATTCATTCGTGACTTTAAATTTAATGCTTCTGAATATAATTTACCAGGAGAATTAATCAAAAGTCTTGATGATACTTACAAATGGTCTTTATATGCTACTAAACAAGCACTTGAACAAAGTGGTTATATAAAAAATCAATCTGTTCTTTCAAAATGTGGTGTAGTTTTAGGTAATCTCTCAACACCAACTAAATATTCGCAGAAATTGTTTGCACCATTGTATCAGCAAGTGATAGAAGCTGCAACTGCCGAGCTTTTACAGCAAGAAACTTTTAATTTACCCTCTGCGGGAATCAAAGAAAAAGCTTCTCTTTATAATGGGATGATTTCAAGCTTTCCTGCGGCTTTAGTTGCTCAAGCATTTTCTTTGTCTAATATTAATTTCTGTTTAGACGCTGCATGTTCTTCATCATTTTATGCAATTAAACTGGCATCACATTATTTGTGGACGCACAAAGCTGATTTAATGCTAGCAGGAGCTATTAGCTGCACAGATCCTTTAAGTTTACGAATGGGTTTTTCGATTATTCAAGCATATCCAGATAATGGTATTAGCCGTCCCTTCGATAAATCGTCACGAGGAATAATTACGTCTGATGGAGTGGGGATAGTAGTCTTAAAAAGATATAGCGATGCAATTCGTGATGGAGATAAAATACTTGCGACTATTTGCGGGAATGGATTATCGAATGATGGTCGAGGAAAACATTTATTAGTTCCAAACTCCAAAGGACAAATTTTAGCATTTGAGCGTGCTTACAAAGAAGCACAAATTAGTCCAAAAGATATTGATTATTTGGAGTGTCACGCAACAGGTACTTTAGTTGGAGATATTACTGAACTCAATTCGATAGAAAGCTTTTTTGGTAAACATCAAGCGATTCCACCGCTAGGTGCAGCAAAAGGTAATGTTGGTCACTTATTAACTGCTGCGGGGATGGTGAGTTTGACTAAAGTAATTGAGAGTATGTCTAATGGAGTAATTCCACCTTCAATTCATATCACTGAACCTGTAGGTGCCGAACAAGGTCTAGTGTCATCTCAAAGTATTGTGACAACTCCAACCGCTTGGCAAAGCAAATCATCAATAAAACGTGCTGCTATCAGTGCTTTTGGTTTTGGAGGTAGTAATTCTCACCTAATTTTAGAACAGGCAGAGAAATCAGAAGTCATTGATGCTCTGGGTAAAACACCAAAACCAATTCAACCAGCCAAGCTAGCAATAGTTGGTATGGATGCCATCTTTGGTAGTTGTGATGGACAAGATGCATTTGAACGCACTATTTACAATGGAACGCAGCATTTTATTTCTCTTCCAGCAAAAAGATGGCATGGAATGGAAGATCGAACGGAAATACTCACAGAACGCGGTATTGATGTTGAAATAGCAGTAGGAGCATATATAAAAGAATTTGAAATCGATACCATCGCTTGCAAAATTCCTCCGAATGAAGTTGAACAGTTAAATCCGCAGCATATGCTTATGCTTAAGGTAGCAAACCGAGCGATCGCGGATGCACATATTCAGGAAGGAAGTAATGTGGCAATAATTATTGCTGCGGATACTGAATTGACAGTGCATGGAGGGTATCAAAGATGGCACTTATCTTGGCAGATAAAAGAAGGTCTACGTAATGGGGAAATTACTTTGTCTGCTAAAAAAATTACCCAACTAGAAACGATTCTCAAAGATAGTCTAACAAAACCAGTTGAAAGCATTGCTTCTTTGAGCTACACCTCAAATCTCATGGCAACACGGATTTCTTCGTTATGGAATTTCAGTGGTGCTTCATTTACTCTCAGTGCAGGTGAAAATTCGGTATTTAAAGCCTTAGAAGTAGCACAAATGTTACTGTCTGCTGGAGAGGTTGATGCTGTAGTTGTTGGTGCTGTTGATTTAGCTGGTGGGTTAGAAAATGTCTGGTTACAAAATCAATTTGCAAAAATCAATAGAGGTACACATACTTTAAGTTACGACGAGTTCAGCAATGGTTGGAGTATTGGAGAAGGTGCTGGCGCAGTTGTTCTCAAGCGTCACGATATCGCTCAAAAAAATGGTGACAGCATTTACGCAGTGATTGATGCAATTGGTTTTGCACACCATAAATATGACTTAGATAAATTACAAACTGGTTTACCTAGTTTTGATGCTGAATGTGTGACAAAAGCTTGTCAAAATGCTTTCCGGGTTGCAGGTATTCAAGCTAGTGATATTGATTATCTTGAAGTATTTGGTAGCGGCACACAACAGCAAGATGAAGCGGAAATTGCAGGATTGCTTCAAGCTTACGGACATAGCGAAAACGGTTTAGACTGTGCGATCGGTAGCGTCAAAGCCAATATCGGTCATACATTCATTGCATCAGGTATTGCTAGCCTAATTAAAACAGCACTTTGTTTACATCATAAGTATATACCTCCTACACCTAATTGGTCAAAAGTAAAAGCACCGCAAATGTGGAAGGATAGTCGCTTTTATGTTGCAACTGAATCAACACCTTGGTTTATCGAAAAAGAAGAAGCAAACAGAGTCGCTGCGGTAAATAGTATTGGCATTGATGGGAGTTACGCCCACATTATTATGTCTGAAGAACCCAACCAAAAATCACACAGTAGCCATAACTTCCAGAAAACTCCTTTTTATCTTTTCCCAATCGCAAGCAATACCCACAGCGAATTACTCCAAGAATTGGCAAATTTACAACAAACTATCGATAATTCTTCCTCGCTTGAAGTAACTGCAACTCAAACTTTCAATATCTTCAAACAGCATCAAAATGTAAACTACACTCTAGTGATTTTAGGGCATAACAAAGATGAGTTAACAAAAGAAATGAAATTTGCTCACAAAGGTATAAATAATGCCTTTGCAACTAGTAAAGATTGGCAAACACCACTTGGTAGTTATTTTACTGCTAATCCATTAGGTAAGCGAGGAGAAGTTTCTTATGTATATCCCAGTTCTGGTACTTCTTTTTTAGGTGTCGGTAAAGATATTTTCCGTTTATTACCTGGAGTGTTCGATTACTTAAATACCAACAACCTTAACAGCCGTGTTGCTGCAAATGGAAAGTTACTTTACCCAAGAAGTTTAAATAAACTGTCTAAGAGTCACTTAGAAGCACTCGAAAATCAATATTTAGCGAACGGAGAAGTTACTTCTCAAATAGAAATTCAAATCGCTGGCGTTAATACTACTATTTTGCAGCATATTTTCCAAATCCAGCCAAAATTTGCTTTTGGAATCAGTCTGGGTGAAATGAATATGATAATTTCCCAAGGAGTTTGGAGTGACAGTGATTTGCATCAAGAAAGCTACGTTAAACAATTATCCTATCTATTTAAAAAGAGATTATCTGGTCAAAAGCAAGCTTTGCATGAGTATTGGGAATTATCAAAAAATATAAATTTAAAAGACAATGATTTTTGGAGTAGCTATATTCTGTTAACAAACCCATCCGCAGTTGAGCAATCTATTAAATCTGAAACCCGTGTATATATTACTATAATTAGTTCTCCAAACGAAGTGGGCATTGCTGGCGAGAAACAAGCTTGCCAACGAGTTATTAAACAATTAAATTGTAATGCTCAATATCTTCCCTTTGATTTAGTTATACATTGCCTCCCAATGCACTCAGAATATAAACAATTAGTAGAGTTGAATACTTTAGCTACTAAAAAGACTTCCAATATTGTTTTTTACTCTGCTGCTGACTATACACCACTGAACCTTGAAAGGAATCAACTTGCTCACAGTATCGCAAAAATGCTTTGTCATCAGGTTGATTTTCCTCGATTAGTTAATCGAGTTTATGAGGATGGGGCAAGAATTTTTATCGAAGTAGGTTCTAGCAATGTAAGTTCTCGATTAATTAATAAAATTCTCGAAAATAAAGAACACATTACCGTATCTTTAAACCAAAAAGGTATTGACGATCAGACTTCAATTATTAAAGCGCTTGCAAAACTTGTCAGTCATCAGGTTGCTTTAAATCTATCTCCACTCTATAAACAATCAGGAGAAACCTTGACTCGGAAAATGTCAATGTCTAAAACTCTTACTTTAGGTAAGCACAGAATATTTGATGTAATCTTAGATGAAGAGAATCGCAAAATTTTTCAAGATATAGTTTGTAGGCAAGAAAACTTATATTCAGAATTGGAACACGAAAAATATGTTTACAATTTGAAGGAAGTTCAAGGTTTTATTAATGCTTCAATGACTATAATATCAGGAAAAAAGAATATGAATAAAGCGCTTAGTGAAGATGCTTTATTAGATAGTATTGATGATGGCAATTCTCAAAGCTTTACGCAATCTCCTTACAAACATGTAGATGTAAGTAATTTACAAGTTTTTCAAGCTCATGCTGCTTTCTTGCAAGCACGGTATGATTCGAGCAAACAAATAAATAAAATTATTGAGCTGCAAATCTCTTGTGTTCATAATCTATTGAATCAGAATAATGAGTAA
- a CDS encoding PfaD family polyunsaturated fatty acid/polyketide biosynthesis protein has product MIVGDKTINRHDQILRFDISNYNHQLLWEGNLNSIYYDQAEIKSRLLSLHKPCYVVQVGDRIGITNEGYLSTINTPKSQQTKLLVFVPPISTKQLGNRSFLSCYGVKFAYATGAMAGGIASEEMVIALGKEKILSSFGAGGLSPNRVEAAINNIQQALPNYPYAFNLIHSPAEPEIERAVVDLYLKYGVRIVEASAFLDLTPNIVYYRAAGLSLNAANQIEIKNKVIAKISRREVASKFMQPAPTKILKELIAQRLITELQANLAAKVPIADDITTEADSGGHTDNRPLVCLLPSIMALRDEIQQKYAYEQPIRVGAAGGIATPQSALAAFMMGAAYIVTGSINQSCVEAGTSQYTKQLLAQAEMADVMMAPAADMFEMGVKLQVLKRGTMFGLRGQKLYELYRNYNSLDDIPLSEREKLEKQIFRQSIDEVWEKTTAFLLQRNPKKLAQAATNSKLKMALIFRWYLGLSSRWSSSGEKGREVDYQIWCGPGMGSFNDWVRGSYLAELTNRRVVDTAHHIMIGATYLHRIQTLKIQGLEISDYYNQYLPIA; this is encoded by the coding sequence GTGATAGTAGGGGATAAAACAATAAATAGGCACGATCAGATATTAAGATTCGATATATCGAATTACAATCATCAACTATTATGGGAAGGAAACTTAAATAGCATATACTATGACCAAGCAGAAATAAAAAGTAGATTGCTTAGTCTACATAAACCCTGCTATGTTGTTCAAGTAGGTGACAGGATTGGTATTACTAATGAAGGTTATTTATCTACAATTAATACACCAAAATCACAACAAACTAAACTACTAGTATTTGTCCCCCCAATCTCAACAAAACAATTAGGAAATCGAAGCTTTTTGTCCTGTTATGGCGTAAAATTTGCTTATGCTACAGGTGCGATGGCTGGTGGCATCGCTTCTGAAGAAATGGTCATTGCACTGGGTAAAGAAAAGATATTAAGTTCCTTTGGTGCAGGTGGTTTAAGTCCAAATCGTGTTGAAGCTGCAATTAACAATATTCAACAAGCTTTACCTAATTATCCTTATGCATTTAATTTAATCCATAGTCCTGCTGAACCGGAAATCGAGCGTGCGGTTGTGGACTTGTACCTAAAATATGGTGTAAGAATTGTAGAAGCTTCAGCATTTTTGGATTTGACTCCTAATATCGTTTATTATCGCGCTGCCGGACTCAGTTTAAATGCCGCAAATCAAATTGAAATCAAAAACAAAGTAATTGCCAAAATTTCTCGTCGCGAAGTTGCTAGCAAATTCATGCAACCAGCACCAACTAAAATTCTCAAAGAACTGATTGCACAAAGATTAATAACCGAATTGCAGGCAAACCTCGCTGCTAAAGTTCCTATTGCTGATGACATTACAACAGAAGCAGATTCTGGTGGGCATACAGATAATCGTCCCTTGGTTTGTCTTTTGCCTTCCATCATGGCATTGCGTGATGAAATACAACAGAAATACGCATATGAACAACCAATCAGAGTTGGAGCAGCAGGAGGAATCGCCACTCCACAATCAGCTTTAGCTGCATTTATGATGGGTGCTGCTTATATTGTGACTGGTTCAATCAATCAGTCATGTGTTGAAGCTGGAACCTCTCAATATACCAAACAATTGTTAGCACAAGCTGAAATGGCTGATGTAATGATGGCACCAGCCGCAGATATGTTTGAAATGGGAGTTAAACTGCAAGTTCTCAAACGAGGGACTATGTTTGGGCTACGAGGGCAGAAATTATATGAGTTGTACAGAAACTATAACTCCCTTGACGATATCCCGCTTTCGGAAAGAGAGAAATTAGAAAAACAAATTTTTCGTCAGAGTATAGATGAAGTATGGGAAAAAACCACTGCATTTTTATTGCAACGAAATCCAAAAAAGCTAGCTCAAGCAGCAACTAATTCAAAACTAAAAATGGCTTTAATTTTTCGTTGGTATTTAGGTTTGTCGTCTCGGTGGTCTAGTTCAGGAGAAAAAGGTCGAGAAGTCGATTATCAAATTTGGTGCGGCCCAGGGATGGGTAGTTTCAATGACTGGGTACGTGGTTCTTATTTGGCTGAACTAACTAATCGTCGAGTTGTTGATACGGCTCATCACATAATGATAGGGGCAACTTATTTACACCGAATCCAAACTTTAAAGATTCAAGGATTAGAAATCTCAGATTATTACAACCAGTATTTACCAATTGCCTAA